A stretch of Streptococcus chenjunshii DNA encodes these proteins:
- a CDS encoding PTS ascorbate transporter subunit IIC: MGSILNLFVSVVSQPAILIALIALIGLISQKKKTSEIIAGTVKTLVGFLVLTGGAAIISNSLAPFADMFQNALGTQGVVPSNEAVVALALEEYGTLTALIMLVGMLVNILLARFTRFKYIFLTGQAMLYVSCITAVVLLSSGFKTDLITVLLGGLFEGTLLTVTPALCQPFMREITGNDKVAMGHTGNIGYAFSGWIGRMLGDKSKSTEDITIPKAFGFLRDSTISIMLLMSLVYIALALACGPAYVENHLSDGTNAIVFALIQAGTFTAGFVVVLQGVRMVLAEIVPAFQGIAQKWVPNSKPALDVPIIFSYAPNAVLIGFFVSFFVGTLSMFIMIALRTTVIIPGVVGHFFCGAAAGIYGNAAGGRRGAVLGAAFNSLLLSWLPLAILPLLGSLQMAASTFADTDYLIPGWVLGQLGNAGAPALILVILAFVLLVIAASWALTKRNGKSGD; encoded by the coding sequence ATGGGAAGTATTTTGAACTTATTCGTTTCAGTGGTTAGTCAGCCAGCGATACTTATTGCTTTAATTGCGCTCATTGGCCTGATTTCACAAAAAAAGAAAACTTCAGAAATTATAGCAGGAACGGTTAAAACTTTAGTTGGTTTTTTGGTCTTGACCGGAGGTGCAGCAATTATCAGTAATTCTTTGGCTCCTTTTGCTGATATGTTTCAGAATGCTTTAGGAACACAAGGGGTAGTGCCGAGCAATGAAGCTGTCGTTGCTCTTGCTCTAGAAGAATATGGGACATTAACTGCCTTGATTATGCTGGTTGGAATGCTTGTCAATATCCTTTTGGCACGCTTTACCCGCTTCAAATATATCTTTTTAACCGGACAAGCTATGCTTTATGTCTCTTGTATCACAGCTGTCGTTCTTCTTAGTTCTGGATTTAAAACAGACTTAATAACCGTTCTTCTGGGGGGGCTTTTCGAAGGAACACTTCTGACTGTAACACCAGCTTTATGTCAGCCCTTTATGAGAGAAATTACTGGCAACGATAAGGTAGCCATGGGCCATACTGGTAATATTGGCTACGCATTTTCAGGCTGGATTGGAAGAATGCTTGGAGATAAGTCAAAATCAACAGAAGATATTACTATTCCTAAAGCTTTTGGTTTTTTACGTGACTCAACAATTTCAATTATGCTGCTGATGAGCCTTGTTTATATTGCTCTTGCCTTGGCTTGCGGCCCTGCTTACGTCGAAAATCATCTGAGTGATGGGACCAATGCTATTGTATTTGCATTGATTCAAGCTGGTACATTCACAGCCGGTTTTGTGGTTGTTTTGCAAGGGGTACGGATGGTTTTAGCAGAGATTGTCCCAGCTTTTCAGGGAATTGCACAAAAGTGGGTGCCAAACTCTAAACCAGCACTTGATGTTCCTATTATTTTTTCATATGCTCCTAATGCGGTTTTGATTGGCTTCTTTGTTAGTTTCTTTGTAGGGACACTCTCAATGTTTATCATGATTGCTCTTAGAACAACGGTCATTATTCCTGGTGTTGTCGGTCACTTCTTTTGCGGTGCTGCAGCAGGAATTTATGGTAATGCTGCAGGAGGACGCAGAGGAGCTGTTTTAGGTGCAGCATTTAACAGTTTGTTGCTGAGCTGGCTTCCTTTGGCAATTCTTCCTTTATTAGGAAGTCTGCAGATGGCTGCTTCAACATTTGCAGATACTGATTATTTAATTCCAGGCTGGGTTTTAGGACAGTTAGGTAATGCGGGCGCTCCAGCTCTTATTCTGGTAATCCTAGCCTTTGTTCTGCTAGTGATAGCTGCAAGTTGGGCGCTTACAAAGAGAAACGGAAAAAGCGGGGATTAA
- a CDS encoding bacteriocin immunity protein, which translates to MDKECLKLYHAIELAYAKEEVRSDPVLAKVLLSASNELIKFQNVFSSAYHLRKELLHYTLDKQAALPRPIINLQQILETI; encoded by the coding sequence ATGGATAAGGAGTGTCTCAAGCTGTACCATGCGATTGAGCTGGCGTATGCTAAAGAGGAGGTTCGTTCGGATCCGGTTCTGGCGAAGGTTTTGCTGTCCGCCTCAAATGAACTGATTAAATTTCAAAATGTTTTTTCATCAGCCTATCATTTGAGAAAAGAATTGCTCCACTATACCTTGGATAAGCAGGCTGCATTGCCTAGGCCTATTATTAATCTGCAGCAGATTTTGGAGACAATATAA
- a CDS encoding glutamate-5-semialdehyde dehydrogenase: MTYVEQLGKGAKQASLGLKQIGTARKNTILRNVAQALIEQTAYILEENARDLAKAKENGISDIMADRLRLDADRIADMAEGVRQVADLADPIGQVVRGYTNLDGLKILQKRVPLGVIAMIFESRPNVSVDAFSLAFKTSNVIILRGGRDAIASNTALVKVIRQTLAEAGIDKNAVQLVEDTSHAVAEELMQAVDYIDVLIPRGSARLIQSVKAKAKVPFIETGVGNVHIYVDEFADLDMAADIVLNAKTQRPSVCNAAESLVVHSSVAQDFLPKLADKLQKVQPVELRADARAQAYLPQSLPASEDDYATEFLDYIMSVKTVDSLQEAIDWINTYSSHHSEAIITKDLVHAEHFQDQVDSAAVYVNASTRFTDGFVFGLGAEIGISTQKMHARGPMGLEALTSTKFYINGEGQIRQ; this comes from the coding sequence ATGACATATGTTGAACAATTAGGCAAAGGGGCTAAGCAGGCCAGTTTAGGTCTGAAGCAGATAGGCACAGCCCGGAAAAACACCATTTTAAGAAATGTGGCTCAGGCTCTGATAGAGCAAACGGCTTATATCTTGGAGGAAAATGCGCGGGATTTAGCTAAAGCTAAAGAGAATGGTATTTCAGATATTATGGCTGATAGGCTCCGTTTAGACGCGGACCGCATTGCTGATATGGCTGAGGGTGTCCGTCAGGTGGCTGACCTAGCAGACCCGATCGGTCAGGTTGTACGCGGCTATACCAATCTGGACGGGCTGAAAATCTTGCAGAAACGTGTTCCTCTTGGTGTGATTGCCATGATTTTTGAGAGCCGTCCTAACGTTTCGGTCGATGCGTTCAGCCTGGCTTTTAAAACCAGCAATGTTATTATTCTTCGCGGGGGCCGGGATGCCATTGCTTCTAATACTGCCTTGGTAAAGGTCATTCGACAAACGCTGGCTGAGGCAGGAATTGATAAGAATGCCGTTCAGCTGGTTGAAGACACCAGCCATGCGGTGGCTGAAGAACTGATGCAGGCTGTCGACTATATCGATGTTCTTATTCCCAGAGGCAGTGCCAGACTGATTCAGAGTGTTAAAGCTAAGGCCAAGGTTCCTTTTATTGAAACCGGTGTTGGAAATGTCCATATCTATGTTGATGAGTTTGCGGACCTTGATATGGCGGCTGATATTGTCCTTAATGCTAAAACTCAGCGGCCCAGTGTCTGCAATGCAGCGGAAAGTTTAGTTGTGCACAGCAGTGTCGCTCAAGACTTTTTGCCGAAGCTGGCAGATAAACTGCAAAAGGTACAGCCGGTTGAACTGCGTGCCGATGCGCGTGCTCAGGCCTATTTGCCGCAATCGCTTCCCGCAAGTGAGGATGACTACGCAACAGAATTCTTGGACTATATCATGTCTGTTAAGACGGTCGACAGTCTCCAAGAAGCCATTGACTGGATTAATACTTACAGTTCCCACCATTCTGAGGCAATTATTACCAAAGATCTGGTTCATGCTGAGCATTTCCAAGATCAGGTAGATTCAGCTGCTGTCTATGTCAATGCTTCTACCCGCTTTACTGATGGGTTTGTCTTTGGATTAGGAGCTGAAATCGGTATTTCAACACAAAAAATGCATGCCCGGGGGCCAATGGGCTTAGAAGCTCTGACCAGCACCAAATTCTATATTAACGGTGAAGGCCAGATTCGTCAGTAA
- a CDS encoding ABC transporter ATP-binding protein: MIEFKQVSKLYGEKEALRSLNVQIRDGEIFGLIGHNGAGKTTVISILTSIIEASSGEIYVDDLLLEEHRDKIKRKIGYVPDSPDIFLTLTANEYWHFLAHLYEVPKDSLEARIEKLSQLFALSEQKNDTIDSFSHGMRQKAIIIGALISDPDIWVLDEPLTGLDPQASFDLKEMMREHAKNGKTVLFSTHVLSVAEQLCHRIGILKEGQLLFVGTLEELKQQYPGQDLETIYLKIAGRQAETEVS; the protein is encoded by the coding sequence ATGATTGAGTTTAAACAGGTTTCTAAATTATACGGAGAAAAAGAGGCACTTCGCAGCCTTAATGTGCAGATAAGAGATGGAGAAATTTTTGGCCTTATCGGTCATAATGGTGCGGGGAAAACAACTGTCATCAGTATTTTAACCTCGATTATTGAAGCCAGTTCCGGCGAGATTTATGTCGATGACCTTTTACTTGAGGAACATCGGGATAAAATAAAGCGAAAAATCGGTTATGTTCCTGATTCGCCGGATATTTTTCTTACCCTGACAGCCAACGAGTACTGGCATTTTTTAGCGCATCTTTATGAGGTGCCTAAGGATAGTTTGGAAGCCCGAATTGAAAAGCTTAGTCAGCTTTTTGCTCTAAGTGAGCAGAAAAATGATACTATTGACAGTTTTTCGCATGGTATGCGGCAGAAGGCCATCATTATCGGAGCTCTTATTTCCGATCCGGATATCTGGGTCTTAGATGAACCATTGACTGGTCTTGATCCTCAGGCTTCTTTTGACTTGAAAGAAATGATGAGGGAACATGCCAAAAATGGCAAAACAGTCCTGTTTTCAACCCACGTCCTGTCGGTTGCTGAGCAGCTCTGCCATCGTATTGGGATTCTAAAAGAAGGGCAACTGCTTTTTGTCGGCACTTTAGAGGAGCTAAAACAGCAGTACCCCGGCCAGGATTTGGAGACTATTTATCTTAAGATTGCTGGACGTCAAGCAGAAACAGAGGTGAGCTGA
- a CDS encoding PTS sugar transporter subunit IIB — protein sequence MKFVAVCQSGLGTSFMVEMNIQNALQELKVNLADFSVDHTDSGSVSEEMADYFFAEKTLVPALMSLSEDKIVALDSIIDADEIKEKVIDVLDKNGISHN from the coding sequence ATGAAATTTGTAGCAGTATGTCAAAGTGGTTTAGGGACCAGCTTTATGGTTGAAATGAATATTCAAAATGCGCTTCAGGAACTTAAAGTTAATTTAGCGGATTTCTCTGTGGATCACACAGATTCTGGTTCCGTCAGCGAGGAAATGGCAGATTATTTTTTTGCAGAAAAAACACTGGTTCCAGCCTTGATGAGTTTATCAGAAGATAAAATTGTTGCTTTAGATTCCATTATTGACGCTGATGAAATTAAAGAAAAGGTAATTGACGTGTTGGACAAAAACGGGATTTCTCATAATTAA
- the proB gene encoding glutamate 5-kinase → MKRNFGHVKRLVIKIGTSSLVLPTGKINLEKIDQLAFVISSLTNKGKEVILVSSGAMGFGLNVLDLPKRPASLAKQQAVSSVGQVAMMSLYSQIFSHYQTDVSQILLTRDVIEFPESLGNVTNAFESLIAMGIVPIVNENDAISVDEMDHATKFGDNDRLSAIVAGITKADLLIMLSDIDGLFDKNPTIYDDAALRSHVDAITEEIIKSAGGAGSRFGTGGMISKIQSAQIVFENQSQMVLMNGKNPRDILRMLEGAELGTWFAQTR, encoded by the coding sequence ATGAAGAGAAATTTTGGCCATGTAAAACGTCTTGTTATCAAAATTGGAACCAGTTCATTGGTGCTTCCGACCGGAAAAATTAATCTCGAAAAAATTGATCAGCTGGCCTTTGTGATTTCCAGTCTGACCAATAAAGGTAAGGAAGTTATTCTGGTTTCTTCAGGGGCGATGGGCTTTGGACTCAATGTTCTTGATCTTCCTAAGCGGCCTGCCAGCCTTGCTAAACAGCAGGCAGTCTCCAGCGTTGGTCAAGTCGCTATGATGAGTTTATATTCCCAGATTTTTTCCCATTACCAAACGGACGTTTCGCAGATTCTGCTGACACGTGATGTCATAGAATTTCCGGAAAGTCTCGGCAATGTGACCAATGCTTTTGAAAGTCTGATTGCTATGGGTATCGTTCCTATTGTCAATGAAAATGATGCTATCAGTGTAGACGAAATGGATCATGCCACTAAATTTGGCGATAATGACCGTCTGTCGGCTATTGTTGCCGGAATCACTAAAGCGGATCTGCTGATTATGCTCTCAGATATTGACGGCCTTTTCGATAAGAATCCGACGATTTATGATGATGCAGCCCTGCGTTCTCACGTAGATGCTATTACTGAAGAAATTATCAAATCGGCAGGCGGTGCCGGCAGCCGGTTTGGGACGGGCGGCATGATCAGCAAGATTCAGAGTGCCCAAATTGTTTTTGAAAACCAGAGCCAGATGGTTCTGATGAACGGGAAAAATCCGAGGGATATCTTAAGGATGCTGGAAGGAGCCGAACTGGGCACTTGGTTCGCTCAGACAAGGTAA
- a CDS encoding ABC transporter permease: protein MKWSTVLELFKVNLLYSDPQSVTRLRNRQKRKPKESFSIYKAFLRQQGMMILMFMFIYISIYIGNDFIRFPSLFSFYLAMFSLMAIMTAFSTMYTVFYQSDDVKLYACLPVKVSELYLAKILASLGISSMFLVPILPMLLLAYWQILGSPLAILVALINFLVLFVSSIVLSLVINSLVGRRIARSRLKKLNSGIIMVLTTFVTLGVVIYLNIVNQQSLIDSSGKPTGVSDPYFIYPYFRGFYDVVQNPFSSASLLHYWLPLLAVLLLLLYLVRKAIPRYFEDVLYQNAAQPSKKAKTFKERSSRQLLIRHHLMTIQNATLLINSFLLPLSFFVIFSIPYLVGRTISADFLTADYSGLTMLAGVVAGISCVLPTSLLAVGMSLEKENFTFFKALPLKFSDFIRQKFLVLWTVQVSIPLLFFLLFLFFLPGINLFVAAFFVLGFILATFIQGQFMYRRDYNQLFLNWRDISQLFQRSHGQFLVIALTMLDFFLGFITIAVAVVLSLVFSPVAVSLFFIALLLITASLLQYHLIRTFWRQLPH from the coding sequence ATGAAATGGTCAACGGTTTTGGAATTATTCAAGGTCAATCTTCTCTATTCTGATCCTCAGAGTGTCACCAGACTAAGAAATAGACAAAAGCGGAAACCTAAAGAATCTTTTTCGATTTATAAGGCATTTTTGAGGCAGCAGGGCATGATGATACTCATGTTTATGTTTATCTATATATCTATATATATTGGGAATGACTTTATCCGCTTTCCCAGTCTTTTTTCCTTCTATTTAGCCATGTTTAGTCTGATGGCTATCATGACAGCTTTTTCAACGATGTACACAGTCTTTTATCAGAGTGACGATGTTAAACTCTATGCTTGTCTGCCAGTAAAGGTCAGCGAGCTTTATCTGGCAAAGATACTGGCTTCGCTGGGTATCAGTTCAATGTTTTTGGTGCCCATCTTGCCGATGCTGTTACTGGCTTATTGGCAAATACTAGGGTCGCCTTTAGCTATTTTAGTTGCCCTTATCAATTTTTTGGTGCTGTTTGTGAGCAGTATCGTTTTATCCCTGGTTATCAACAGTTTGGTCGGTAGGAGAATTGCCAGAAGCCGCCTGAAAAAATTAAATTCAGGTATTATCATGGTTCTGACGACCTTCGTTACTTTAGGAGTTGTGATTTATCTCAATATTGTCAACCAGCAGTCTCTGATTGACAGCAGCGGGAAGCCGACAGGTGTTTCTGATCCTTATTTCATTTATCCTTATTTCAGAGGATTTTATGATGTTGTGCAGAATCCTTTCAGTTCAGCCAGTCTGCTCCATTACTGGCTGCCTTTGCTTGCAGTGTTGCTTCTGCTTCTCTATTTGGTACGGAAAGCCATCCCCCGCTATTTTGAGGATGTTCTCTATCAAAATGCGGCACAACCATCTAAAAAAGCCAAAACCTTTAAGGAGCGCTCCAGCAGGCAGCTTTTAATCAGACACCATCTGATGACCATACAAAATGCGACTCTTCTGATTAATTCCTTTCTGCTGCCGCTGAGCTTTTTTGTCATTTTTTCAATCCCCTATCTCGTAGGCAGAACCATTTCCGCAGATTTTCTGACGGCCGATTATAGCGGCCTTACCATGCTGGCCGGAGTGGTGGCCGGAATCAGCTGCGTGCTGCCGACCTCGCTTTTAGCTGTCGGAATGTCTTTGGAGAAGGAAAATTTTACCTTTTTTAAAGCTTTGCCGCTGAAATTCAGCGACTTTATTCGACAGAAATTTTTGGTGCTGTGGACAGTTCAGGTCAGCATACCGCTTCTTTTTTTCTTATTATTTTTATTCTTTTTGCCGGGGATTAATCTGTTTGTCGCTGCCTTTTTTGTACTAGGTTTTATCTTAGCAACCTTTATTCAGGGGCAGTTTATGTATCGGCGTGATTACAACCAGCTCTTTTTGAATTGGCGGGATATCAGCCAGCTTTTTCAGAGAAGCCACGGCCAGTTTTTGGTAATCGCCCTGACTATGCTTGATTTCTTTCTGGGCTTTATAACCATTGCTGTAGCTGTTGTTCTAAGCTTAGTGTTTAGCCCCGTAGCTGTCAGTTTGTTTTTTATTGCTTTACTCCTGATTACAGCCAGTCTGCTGCAGTATCATCTTATTCGAACATTTTGGCGGCAGCTGCCGCATTGA